Genomic DNA from Streptomyces sp. GS7:
GAGCGGGTGGCCGCCTCGCCCGCGGCGACGCTCATCCGGGCGGAGACCGGTGAGGTGTCCGTGGCCCCGCCCTCGCGGACGAACCGGAGGAACTCGTCCATGATCCGGGCGTCGGCACCGCCGTGCGATCCGCCGGCCTCGGGCACCCGGTGGGTGACGTCGCCTTCGGGGCGGTAGCCGCTGGGTCCGGTGTTCCACACCCGCACGATGTCGCCGGGGCCGTCGCCGAAGTTCTCCAGCCGGCCCTCGGTGCCGATGACGGTGTAGTTGCGCCAGTAGTCGGGAGTGAAGTGGCACTGCTGGTAGGCGGCGAGCACCCCGTTGTCGAGCTGCATGTTCATCACGGACGCGTCCTCGACGTCCACCACGTGGTGCAGATCCCGGCGGGCGGTCGGCGGCCAGTCGTACTCCCGCAGCCAGCCGTCCGGGCGCGGGGTGCCGGGGGCGCGGCGCGGCAGGTCGCCGTAGACGAGGAGGTCGCCGAGTGCGTTGACGCGGTGGGTGTAGCCGCCGGCGAGCAGATGGATCACGTCGATGTCGTGGGCTGCCTTCTGGAGCAGCAGGCCGGTGGTGCGGCGGCGGTCGGCGTGCCAGTCCTTGAAGTAGTAGTCGCCGCCGTACGCGACGAAGTGCCGGGTCCACACCATCTTGGGCTCGCCGATGTCGCCGCGGGCGATCAGACGGTGCATCAGCCGGACCACGCCCATGTGCCGCATGTTGTGGCCGACGTAGAGGCGGGTGCCGGTACGCCGGGCGGTGCGCAGGATGGTGTCGCAGCTCTCGGCGGTGATACCGAGCGGCTTTTCGACGTAGACCGGGCGGCCCGCCACCAGAGCGTCGCAGGCGATGCGCTCATGGGTGTCGTCGGGGGTGGCGACGACAACCGCGTCGACCCAGTCGTCGGCGAGGAGTTGGCGGTGGTCGCCGGTGGCGAGGCGGGCGCCGAAGCGGGCGGCCGCGCGGCGGCGGACGCCGGGGTCGAGATCGGCGACGGCGGTGACCGCGGAGCCCCGGCCGGGCCGGTGCGCGGCGTCCGCCAGGTTGCCGCGCATGCCGAGTCCGATGACGCCGATGCCGAGGTCCGCTGCCACGGTGTCTCCTGTCCGCTCGCCCGTCCGTGGGTGCACCGGCGCTCCGGTGCACCCGACTGCCGGTCTGCCCCGGTGCCGGCCGGCTTACGCCCCGGGGGCCGGGGCGGACAGGATGCGGCGGTCGACGGCCGCCGGGACGGCCCGCAGGACGGCCCGCAGGGACACGTCGGCGCGGAGGTGTCCTGGCCCGCGCCCACGGTCGCGGCGACGCCCGGCACACGGCCCTGGTGGAGGCCGACGCGAGCGGTGGCGCCGAGGCGGCCGGCCGCTCGCTCCGGGACGAACCGGCCGAAAGGCGGGCGCACTTGACGGTGCGGTGAGCCGTACCGCCCGGCGGCGGGCCGGGGCGTGTTGGCACGGTGCGGGCCCGGCGCACACGGGCGGCGCGCGGGCCCGCCGGCGGTCGTCAGCCCGCCTCGGCACCCGACGGCTGGACGAGGTCCAGATCCAGCACCGCGTCGCCGCCGCCGGTGAGGGATATCGGCGCGGCGTGCGGCGGATAGCCGGCCGCCGCGAGGGTGTAGTGACGGCTGCTCAGATCGGCGAACGCGAAGGCGCCGTCCGGGCCGGTGACCGTGTGTCCGGCGACCGTGCCGTCGTCGAGGAGGGTCACGGCGGCGTCCCGCAGGGGCTGCCCGTCCGGGCCGCGGACCGTGCCGCGCACGGTGGCGTTCGGCCGGAGCCGGGCGTCCTGGCGCTCCGGGCCGCCGCCGGACAGCTGGACGGCACGGGCCTGCGGCTGGTGGCCGGGGGCGCTGAGCACGAGGGTGTGGTCACCGTTCGCCAGCTGGGCGACGGCCCAACTGCCGTCGGCGCCGGATGACGTACGGGTTACCACATCGCCCCGGGCGTCGGTGACGACGATGCTCGCACCGGCGAGCGGGGTCCCGTCCGGACCGCCGAGCACGG
This window encodes:
- a CDS encoding Gfo/Idh/MocA family protein — its product is MAADLGIGVIGLGMRGNLADAAHRPGRGSAVTAVADLDPGVRRRAAARFGARLATGDHRQLLADDWVDAVVVATPDDTHERIACDALVAGRPVYVEKPLGITAESCDTILRTARRTGTRLYVGHNMRHMGVVRLMHRLIARGDIGEPKMVWTRHFVAYGGDYYFKDWHADRRRTTGLLLQKAAHDIDVIHLLAGGYTHRVNALGDLLVYGDLPRRAPGTPRPDGWLREYDWPPTARRDLHHVVDVEDASVMNMQLDNGVLAAYQQCHFTPDYWRNYTVIGTEGRLENFGDGPGDIVRVWNTGPSGYRPEGDVTHRVPEAGGSHGGADARIMDEFLRFVREGGATDTSPVSARMSVAAGEAATRSLRSGGVPYEVAPLDGELRGYFERGQEPSPRRRRQ